A single region of the Kocuria rosea genome encodes:
- a CDS encoding glycoside hydrolase family 15 protein, protein MASLIEDYALLSNMRTGPLVSRTGSIDWLCAPRFDSPSVFGALLGEPDHGRWLLAPACTVAEGANGEVLDEEDSGAQVAERFYVENTFVLQTVWVTDSGSVRVTDFLPLTSRTDVVRRVEGLTGEVEMYHELRVRFGYGAVVPWVSRFEGEEDPGGGDPAPPMLVAMAGPDALVLRGEPLPESTDDDDERRHRGTFTVSAGQARDFVLTHFPSHRTPPAPVDVNEQLTRTVELWQDWSGLYSPPAVGEDEPVHIVPVRGHAVARRSDVVRRSLLVVRALMHQETGGLVAAPTTSLPDVVGGERNWDHRFAWLRDAAMALEVMLDHDHDREAAQLRNWLLRAVAGDPHDLQNIYGVAGERRGREHQLDLPGYERSRPVREGNGAAGQHQSDAVGHVMVVFEKLRRRGAVEDHLSWPLQQAMLRSVVENYEVTDQGLWEMRGERQYYTHSRVLMWAALQCGVDAVRVHGLPGDAQLWEQLRDALAEEIWTSGYDPEVGSFVQYYGAKTVDASLLQLPQMGFVAYDDERMLGTVRRIEEELRHPSGLIHRYRNVLGPVDPDDPDAYAGVIGVDGFPGQDNPHLGASLWLAAQYARSGRTDSARKLVDSVLSRANDLGLLSTEWSPEQRRMTGNFPQTFTHLALVQALDALDAAQGRRAPAAPHESPAETPAAAEAGTGGVSAVPGGAS, encoded by the coding sequence ATGGCTTCACTGATCGAGGACTACGCCCTGCTCTCGAACATGCGCACGGGTCCGCTCGTCTCCCGCACCGGGTCCATCGACTGGCTGTGCGCGCCCCGGTTCGACTCCCCCTCGGTCTTCGGCGCCCTGCTCGGGGAGCCCGACCACGGGCGGTGGCTGCTCGCCCCCGCCTGCACGGTCGCGGAGGGGGCCAACGGCGAGGTCCTCGACGAGGAGGACAGCGGCGCCCAGGTCGCCGAGCGGTTCTACGTGGAGAACACGTTCGTGCTGCAGACCGTGTGGGTCACCGACTCGGGGTCCGTGCGCGTGACCGACTTCCTCCCGCTGACCTCCCGCACGGACGTGGTCCGCCGCGTCGAGGGCCTCACCGGCGAGGTCGAGATGTACCACGAGCTGCGGGTGCGCTTCGGCTACGGCGCCGTGGTCCCCTGGGTCAGCCGCTTCGAGGGGGAGGAGGACCCCGGCGGCGGCGACCCCGCGCCCCCCATGCTCGTGGCCATGGCCGGCCCGGACGCCCTCGTCCTGCGCGGTGAGCCCCTCCCCGAGTCCACGGACGACGACGACGAGCGCCGCCACCGCGGGACCTTCACCGTCTCCGCCGGCCAGGCACGGGACTTCGTCCTCACGCACTTCCCGTCCCACCGCACGCCCCCGGCGCCGGTCGACGTCAACGAGCAGCTCACCCGGACCGTGGAGCTGTGGCAGGACTGGTCCGGGCTGTACTCCCCGCCGGCCGTCGGGGAGGACGAGCCCGTGCACATCGTCCCGGTCCGCGGCCACGCCGTGGCCCGGCGCTCGGACGTGGTCCGGCGCTCGCTGCTCGTGGTGCGGGCGCTGATGCACCAGGAGACGGGCGGGCTCGTGGCCGCCCCCACCACGTCCCTGCCGGACGTGGTGGGCGGGGAGCGCAACTGGGACCACCGCTTCGCCTGGCTGCGGGACGCCGCGATGGCCCTCGAGGTCATGCTCGACCACGACCACGACCGCGAGGCCGCCCAGCTGCGCAACTGGCTCCTGCGCGCCGTGGCGGGCGACCCGCACGACCTGCAGAACATCTACGGGGTCGCGGGGGAGCGCCGCGGGCGCGAGCACCAGCTCGACCTGCCCGGCTACGAGCGCTCCCGGCCGGTCCGCGAGGGCAACGGCGCCGCGGGCCAGCACCAGTCGGACGCCGTGGGGCACGTCATGGTGGTGTTCGAGAAGCTCCGCCGGCGCGGCGCCGTGGAGGACCACCTCTCCTGGCCCCTGCAGCAGGCGATGCTGCGCTCGGTCGTGGAGAACTACGAGGTCACGGACCAGGGCCTCTGGGAGATGCGCGGCGAACGGCAGTACTACACGCACTCGCGCGTGCTGATGTGGGCGGCGCTCCAGTGCGGCGTGGACGCCGTGCGCGTGCACGGCCTGCCCGGCGACGCGCAGCTGTGGGAGCAGCTGCGGGACGCCCTCGCGGAGGAGATCTGGACCAGCGGCTACGACCCCGAGGTCGGCTCCTTCGTGCAGTACTACGGGGCGAAGACCGTGGACGCCTCCCTGCTCCAGCTGCCGCAGATGGGGTTCGTGGCCTACGACGACGAGCGGATGCTCGGCACCGTGCGGCGGATCGAGGAGGAGCTGCGGCACCCCAGCGGGCTCATCCACCGCTACCGCAACGTCCTGGGCCCGGTGGACCCCGATGACCCCGACGCGTACGCCGGGGTCATCGGGGTGGACGGCTTCCCGGGCCAGGACAACCCGCACCTCGGCGCGTCCCTGTGGCTCGCCGCCCAGTACGCGCGCTCGGGCCGCACGGACAGCGCCCGGAAGCTCGTGGACTCCGTGCTGTCCCGCGCCAACGACCTCGGGCTGCTCTCCACCGAGTGGTCGCCCGAGCAGCGGCGGATGACCGGCAACTTCCCGCAGACCTTCACCCACCTCGCCCTCGTCCAGGCCCTGGACGCCCTCGACGCCGCCCAGGGGCGCCGCGCCCCGGCGGCGCCGCACGAGAGCCCGGCCGAGACCCCGGCTGCGGCCGAGGCGGGCACGGGCGGGGTCTCCGCCGTTCCCGGAGGCGCCTCGTGA
- a CDS encoding AzlC family ABC transporter permease has protein sequence MSHAAPVDWRSSPAVRIGLSVSVATGLYGISFGALSVAAGLTFWQTVALSALMFTGGSQFAFIGVVSGGGAGASALGAATLLGIRNAVYGMSMNALVRPRGWRRLLAAHVTIDESNAAASSQVHPVEERRGFWTAGLGVFALWNLFTVLGALLGNALGDPARWGLDGAAVAAFLGLLWPRLSAREPVAVAVVCGLVTALTIPVLPAGLPILVAAVVAAFLGRSRGPGPAPSGAASGPGAEGAEA, from the coding sequence GTGAGCCACGCGGCTCCGGTCGACTGGCGGTCCTCGCCGGCGGTCCGGATCGGGCTGTCCGTGTCCGTGGCCACCGGGCTGTACGGCATCTCCTTCGGCGCCCTGTCCGTGGCGGCGGGACTGACCTTCTGGCAGACCGTCGCCCTGTCCGCGCTCATGTTCACGGGCGGCTCCCAGTTCGCCTTCATCGGCGTGGTCTCGGGCGGAGGGGCCGGGGCCTCGGCGCTGGGCGCCGCCACGCTGCTCGGGATCCGCAACGCCGTCTACGGGATGAGCATGAACGCCCTCGTCCGCCCGCGGGGCTGGCGCCGGCTCCTCGCCGCGCACGTGACCATCGACGAGTCCAACGCGGCCGCGTCCTCCCAGGTGCACCCCGTCGAGGAGCGGCGGGGCTTCTGGACCGCGGGCCTGGGCGTGTTCGCGCTCTGGAACCTGTTCACCGTGCTGGGCGCCCTGCTGGGCAACGCCCTCGGCGATCCCGCGCGGTGGGGCCTGGACGGCGCCGCGGTGGCCGCGTTCCTGGGCCTGCTGTGGCCGCGGCTGAGCGCCCGGGAGCCCGTGGCGGTCGCGGTGGTCTGCGGCCTCGTCACGGCCCTGACGATCCCGGTGCTGCCGGCGGGCCTGCCGATCCTCGTGGCCGCCGTGGTCGCCGCGTTCCTGGGCCGCTCCCGCGGTCCCGGGCCGGCCCCGTCCGGCGCGGCGTCCGGCCCCGGCGCCGAGGGGGCGGAGGCGTGA
- a CDS encoding AzlD domain-containing protein has product MSMWFWVLGACALAYALKLVGYLVPDRVLDDPRVGRMAGTVTVGLLAALVVMNAFGSGQELVLDARLGALLVAGTALMLRAPFLLVVVLGAVAAAVLRLLGAP; this is encoded by the coding sequence GTGAGCATGTGGTTCTGGGTGCTCGGGGCGTGCGCGCTCGCCTACGCCCTGAAGCTCGTCGGCTACCTCGTGCCGGACCGGGTGCTGGACGACCCGCGCGTCGGGCGCATGGCCGGCACCGTCACCGTGGGCCTGCTCGCCGCGCTCGTGGTCATGAACGCGTTCGGCTCCGGCCAGGAGCTGGTGCTGGACGCCCGGCTGGGCGCGCTGCTCGTGGCGGGAACGGCCCTGATGCTGCGGGCCCCGTTCCTGCTGGTGGTGGTGCTGGGGGCGGTCGCGGCGGCCGTGCTCCGGCTGCTCGGCGCGCCCTGA
- a CDS encoding FAD-binding oxidoreductase → MNAVDRGEHDQEIARELERLRTHLTGTLVEPDDPLYDEARRVWNGMVDVRPRAVVQAGAVSDIDPVLAAAQHTDLPLAVRGGGHNVAGHGTVEGGLVLDLGALRRVEVDPGTRRVTVEPGATLADVDRATVPHGLAVPLGVVSATGVAGLTVGGGVGWLTRSNGLSLDNLVDAEVITGTREHLHANAEHNPDLFWGIRGGGGNFGVVTSFTFQARELPASVLGGNLFYRREHWRAALQAFARWTDDLPDEMNGIVSILRFPPSFGMGDEPWLIIAFAWMSPDHAEGLRLVDRLRADAPPDEEEVGPVQWTEWQTAMDVLFPKGARGYWKNASFSRLDDEVVDALLGAASEITWFGTGIDIHHMEGFFGRVPAGATAFPNRSARYWLNVYGYWPDAADDARLTAFARKAHAAVEPFADAGLYVNFLGAEHGPVTPETARQAYGERTHRRLVELKNRYDPGNLFRLNHNILPSVA, encoded by the coding sequence ATGAATGCCGTGGACCGCGGGGAGCACGACCAGGAGATCGCCCGAGAGCTCGAGAGGCTGCGCACCCATCTCACCGGGACGCTGGTCGAGCCCGACGACCCGCTCTACGACGAGGCGAGACGGGTCTGGAACGGCATGGTCGACGTGCGGCCCCGCGCTGTCGTGCAGGCCGGCGCGGTGTCCGACATCGACCCGGTGCTGGCCGCCGCGCAGCACACGGACCTGCCGCTGGCGGTCCGCGGCGGCGGGCACAACGTGGCCGGCCACGGCACCGTGGAGGGCGGGCTCGTCCTGGACCTCGGCGCGCTGCGGCGGGTCGAGGTGGACCCGGGGACCCGGCGCGTGACCGTGGAGCCGGGCGCCACCCTGGCCGACGTCGACCGCGCGACCGTCCCGCACGGTCTCGCAGTGCCCCTCGGCGTGGTGAGCGCCACCGGGGTCGCGGGCCTGACCGTGGGCGGGGGCGTCGGCTGGCTGACGCGCAGCAACGGCCTGAGCCTCGACAACCTCGTGGACGCCGAGGTGATCACCGGGACCCGGGAGCACCTGCACGCCAACGCGGAGCACAACCCGGACCTGTTCTGGGGGATCCGCGGCGGCGGGGGGAACTTCGGCGTCGTGACCTCCTTCACGTTCCAGGCCAGGGAGCTGCCCGCCTCCGTGCTGGGCGGGAACCTGTTCTACCGGCGCGAGCACTGGCGCGCGGCCCTGCAGGCCTTCGCCCGCTGGACCGACGACCTGCCGGACGAGATGAACGGCATCGTCTCGATCCTCCGGTTCCCGCCGAGTTTCGGGATGGGCGACGAGCCCTGGCTGATCATCGCCTTCGCCTGGATGTCGCCCGACCACGCCGAGGGCCTGCGCCTGGTCGACCGGCTGCGGGCCGACGCCCCGCCGGACGAGGAGGAGGTCGGCCCGGTGCAGTGGACCGAGTGGCAGACGGCCATGGACGTGCTCTTCCCGAAGGGGGCCCGCGGCTACTGGAAGAACGCCTCGTTCTCCCGTCTGGACGACGAGGTGGTCGACGCCCTGCTCGGCGCCGCCTCGGAGATCACCTGGTTCGGCACGGGCATCGACATCCACCACATGGAGGGGTTCTTCGGGCGGGTGCCCGCCGGCGCCACCGCCTTCCCCAACCGGTCCGCGCGGTACTGGCTCAACGTCTACGGCTACTGGCCGGACGCCGCCGACGACGCCCGCCTCACGGCGTTCGCCCGGAAGGCCCACGCCGCCGTGGAACCGTTCGCCGACGCCGGCCTCTACGTGAACTTCCTCGGTGCCGAGCACGGCCCCGTCACGCCCGAGACCGCGCGGCAGGCCTACGGGGAGCGGACGCACCGGCGTCTCGTCGAGCTGAAGAACCGCTACGACCCGGGCAACCTGTTCCGGCTCAACCACAACATCCTGCCGAGCGTCGCCTGA
- a CDS encoding helix-turn-helix transcriptional regulator: MLNAAVISPQPMTRIAMQREALEHPEHGVRVSAVAGSVPEFLAENPAEEMVVLLSLNTLDGRNLVQNVTDLTAQEHTVVVLVPPDDLARVRSAFTCGAAGAVGKWEPIRTVFRTMRLSRQLGHFVSDVLQSALAELPSRAPAKLSARERQVLALYVDGLQEQEVAALLEIAESTVEEHLKRIRRKYAAVERPARTKLELYKRAIEDGIIPPVLPLA; this comes from the coding sequence ATGTTGAACGCCGCCGTGATCAGCCCCCAGCCCATGACGCGCATCGCGATGCAGCGCGAGGCCCTCGAGCACCCCGAGCACGGCGTGCGCGTGAGCGCGGTGGCGGGCAGCGTCCCGGAGTTCCTGGCCGAGAACCCGGCCGAGGAGATGGTGGTCCTGCTGAGCCTGAACACCCTGGACGGCCGCAACCTCGTGCAGAACGTCACGGACCTCACCGCGCAGGAGCACACCGTGGTGGTGCTGGTGCCGCCGGACGACCTCGCCCGGGTCCGGTCCGCCTTCACCTGCGGGGCGGCCGGTGCCGTGGGCAAGTGGGAGCCCATCCGGACCGTCTTCCGCACCATGCGGCTCTCCCGGCAGCTGGGCCACTTCGTGAGCGACGTGCTCCAGTCGGCTCTGGCCGAGCTGCCCAGCAGAGCTCCCGCGAAGCTCTCCGCCCGGGAGCGCCAGGTGCTCGCGCTCTACGTGGACGGACTCCAGGAGCAGGAGGTGGCCGCGCTGCTGGAGATCGCCGAGTCCACGGTGGAGGAGCACCTCAAGCGGATCCGCCGCAAGTACGCCGCGGTGGAGCGACCGGCCCGCACCAAGCTCGAGCTCTACAAGCGGGCCATCGAGGACGGGATCATTCCCCCGGTGCTGCCGCTCGCCTGA
- a CDS encoding glycosyltransferase, giving the protein MHTDVLPGSGGQGLLPGAARELPGILEELSLRGLAPRLLDPGADPVLTTAGEESLREHGPAGGDPAPRSEAEALLLAGLGADAPVGDTGLLLWLDRARAAAAAGRPVVVTGLALDPDAVPEEIVRRLLPVASLVGLRDETSLAVARRLCPEHPGLRVGWEDALLLPRPAAPARPLEQDGPTRRPGEWSSPAGRAQEEWEGPSAESADPDGRAERQDELGGSAEEPGAPAGPPRILAAVRRPAGPFPPERLAPVLAALLDALVHRTGAAVTLLACGGAPADEEFAADVAALLPGDVHRVRAAPGEAGTEALRADWVLTTCSRGAALGLAARAVVLPVGPDKYSMDDMNGVLSRWGLEGAVVPLAALLTPGDVAWDTRAALQQWAAEAVEHRGAVRAALADAEPAVREAAARWWDDVAGALRGQEPRPAVGTVAVPRGVGAPVVRALRRRYTVPAVPPERPTVAVLLRHHGAPARLGRAVDDLLAQTFTDWRLVLVDDGGNPAEVDAVLAPRRDELAGRATVLHHRRALGAAAAANRGLRAGESELVVLHDGSEPWPPELLQRAVAHLEDPLVTDDGVMVPTENPPGTGRDVPAGRPGRDLVPTDREALTLTDVLDGDRTAVDAPFLYRRAVHGVLGDYDETIGAAERWEFVLRFLETFTVGLLPARPTARRDRTDGRALARGEAAVRERHLRQWSAEHGIGLPLYLRRAAAEEAGALHRRLDAAEELAHELLEVVRAQTRQIERLEQVVAEKGFLAFWRRAWRALRGG; this is encoded by the coding sequence ATGCACACCGACGTTCTCCCGGGATCGGGCGGGCAGGGACTCCTGCCGGGAGCGGCTCGCGAGCTCCCCGGAATCCTCGAGGAGCTCTCCCTGCGCGGCCTCGCCCCCCGGCTCCTCGATCCGGGGGCGGACCCGGTGCTCACGACCGCAGGGGAGGAGAGCCTCCGGGAGCACGGGCCCGCAGGCGGCGATCCCGCACCGCGGTCCGAGGCGGAGGCGCTCCTGCTGGCCGGTCTCGGGGCGGATGCTCCCGTGGGCGACACCGGGCTGCTCCTCTGGCTCGACCGGGCGAGGGCCGCTGCGGCGGCGGGCCGGCCGGTCGTCGTCACCGGCCTGGCCCTCGACCCCGATGCCGTCCCGGAAGAGATCGTGCGTCGGCTCCTCCCGGTCGCCTCCCTCGTGGGGCTGCGGGACGAGACGTCCCTGGCGGTGGCCCGCCGGCTGTGCCCCGAGCACCCCGGCCTGCGCGTCGGCTGGGAGGACGCGCTCCTCCTCCCGCGTCCCGCCGCCCCGGCCCGGCCGCTCGAGCAGGACGGGCCGACACGTCGCCCAGGAGAGTGGAGCTCCCCGGCCGGGCGGGCGCAGGAGGAGTGGGAGGGGCCGTCCGCGGAGTCGGCGGATCCGGACGGACGGGCCGAGCGGCAGGACGAGCTGGGCGGGTCGGCGGAGGAGCCGGGGGCGCCGGCGGGGCCGCCGCGGATCCTCGCCGCAGTGCGGCGGCCGGCCGGTCCCTTCCCGCCGGAGCGGCTCGCCCCCGTGCTCGCCGCCCTGCTGGACGCGCTGGTGCACCGGACGGGCGCAGCGGTCACGCTCCTGGCATGCGGCGGCGCCCCGGCCGACGAGGAGTTCGCGGCGGACGTGGCCGCGCTGCTTCCGGGCGACGTCCACCGGGTGCGCGCGGCTCCGGGAGAGGCCGGCACGGAGGCGCTCCGGGCGGACTGGGTCCTGACCACCTGCTCCCGCGGTGCGGCCCTCGGCCTCGCGGCACGGGCCGTCGTCCTCCCGGTGGGTCCGGACAAATATTCCATGGACGACATGAACGGCGTGCTGAGCCGCTGGGGGCTGGAAGGTGCCGTCGTTCCCCTGGCGGCGCTGCTCACCCCCGGCGACGTGGCGTGGGACACCCGTGCGGCCCTCCAGCAGTGGGCGGCGGAGGCCGTGGAGCACCGGGGGGCGGTGCGCGCCGCGCTGGCGGACGCCGAGCCGGCGGTCCGGGAAGCGGCGGCCCGGTGGTGGGACGACGTGGCCGGGGCGCTCCGCGGTCAGGAGCCCCGGCCCGCGGTAGGAACGGTGGCGGTGCCGCGCGGGGTCGGTGCCCCGGTGGTGCGTGCCCTCCGCCGCCGGTACACCGTTCCCGCGGTGCCGCCCGAACGGCCCACCGTCGCGGTCCTGCTGCGGCACCACGGCGCCCCGGCGCGCCTGGGCCGGGCCGTCGACGACCTCCTGGCGCAGACGTTCACCGACTGGCGACTGGTCCTCGTGGACGACGGCGGGAACCCCGCCGAGGTGGACGCGGTCCTGGCGCCGCGCCGGGACGAGCTCGCGGGGCGCGCGACGGTCCTCCACCACCGCAGGGCCCTCGGTGCCGCGGCGGCCGCCAACCGTGGGCTGCGGGCAGGGGAGTCTGAACTCGTCGTCCTGCACGACGGCTCGGAGCCTTGGCCGCCCGAGCTCCTGCAGCGCGCCGTGGCGCACCTCGAGGATCCCCTCGTGACCGACGACGGGGTCATGGTGCCGACCGAGAATCCGCCCGGGACCGGCCGAGACGTACCGGCCGGTCGGCCGGGACGGGATCTCGTGCCGACGGACCGGGAGGCCCTCACCCTCACCGACGTGCTGGACGGCGACCGCACCGCGGTCGACGCGCCGTTCCTGTACCGGCGCGCGGTGCACGGGGTGCTGGGCGACTACGACGAGACCATCGGCGCCGCGGAGCGCTGGGAGTTCGTGCTCCGCTTCCTGGAGACGTTCACCGTGGGCCTGCTCCCCGCGCGCCCGACCGCCCGGCGGGACCGGACCGACGGGCGCGCCTTGGCGCGGGGCGAGGCGGCGGTGCGCGAGCGCCATCTCAGGCAGTGGAGCGCGGAGCACGGGATCGGCCTGCCGCTCTACCTGCGGCGGGCCGCGGCGGAGGAGGCCGGCGCCCTGCACCGGAGGCTGGACGCCGCCGAGGAGCTCGCGCACGAGCTCCTGGAAGTGGTCCGCGCCCAGACCCGGCAGATCGAACGGCTCGAGCAGGTCGTGGCGGAGAAGGGCTTCCTTGCCTTCTGGCGGCGTGCGTGGCGGGCCCTGCGCGGAGGATGA
- a CDS encoding OFA family MFS transporter, producing the protein MGWLDRQHSVAPPGFNRWLIPPAALAVHLCIGQAYATSVYKNALVAHFDASLTQIGIIFSIAIVMLGLSAAVFGTWVDTGGPRRAMFTAALLWSGGFLVGALGIFTEQLWLVYLGYGVIGGIGLGIGYISPVSTLIKWFPDRPGLATGMAIMGFGGGALIASPLSAALLNFYDPNSGTEGWVASGNAVGKLFLTLAVVYLAYMLFGAFTIKVPAEDWKPEGFEPSKVESKALVTKNHVSARNAIRTRQFWLVWIVLFCNVTAGIGILEQAAPMIQDFFRQADGASLVTAAVAGGFVGLLSIGNMGGRFVWSTTSDVLGRKRIYMVYLGVGAVLYTVLALFGSTSTLLFVLLAFVIISFYGGGFATVPAYLRDLFGTFQVGAIHGRLLTAWAAAGIAGPLIVNAFLDAQGTPGELTAQAYQPALLTMVGLLVVGFVANLLVKPVDAKYHEPERRTAASGAEASGEAGTESPRTSDTELSPKEA; encoded by the coding sequence ATGGGATGGCTTGATCGGCAGCACTCGGTGGCACCACCGGGATTCAACCGCTGGCTCATACCGCCGGCCGCCCTCGCGGTGCACCTGTGCATCGGTCAGGCCTACGCCACCAGCGTGTACAAGAACGCGCTGGTGGCGCACTTCGACGCGAGCCTGACCCAGATCGGCATCATCTTCTCCATCGCCATCGTCATGCTGGGCCTGTCCGCCGCCGTCTTCGGGACGTGGGTGGACACCGGCGGGCCGCGCAGGGCCATGTTCACTGCGGCGCTGCTGTGGTCCGGCGGGTTCCTGGTCGGCGCGCTCGGCATCTTCACCGAGCAGCTCTGGCTCGTCTACCTGGGCTACGGGGTCATCGGCGGCATCGGCCTGGGCATCGGCTACATCTCGCCCGTCTCCACGCTGATCAAGTGGTTCCCCGACCGCCCCGGGCTCGCCACGGGCATGGCGATCATGGGCTTCGGCGGCGGCGCGCTGATCGCCAGCCCCCTCTCCGCGGCCCTGCTCAACTTCTACGACCCGAACTCCGGCACCGAGGGCTGGGTGGCGAGCGGGAACGCCGTCGGCAAGCTGTTCCTGACCCTCGCGGTCGTCTATCTCGCCTACATGCTCTTCGGCGCGTTCACGATCAAGGTTCCGGCGGAGGACTGGAAGCCCGAGGGGTTCGAGCCCTCGAAGGTCGAGTCGAAGGCCCTCGTCACCAAGAACCACGTCTCGGCCCGCAACGCCATCCGCACCCGGCAGTTCTGGCTGGTGTGGATCGTGCTGTTCTGCAACGTGACGGCCGGCATCGGCATCCTCGAGCAGGCAGCCCCCATGATCCAGGACTTCTTCCGCCAGGCGGACGGCGCCTCCCTCGTGACGGCCGCCGTGGCCGGCGGTTTCGTGGGCCTGCTGTCCATCGGCAACATGGGCGGGCGCTTCGTGTGGTCCACCACCTCGGACGTGCTGGGCCGCAAGCGCATCTACATGGTCTACCTCGGTGTCGGGGCGGTCCTCTACACCGTGCTGGCGCTGTTCGGCTCAACCTCCACGCTGCTGTTCGTGCTGCTGGCCTTCGTCATCATCTCGTTCTACGGCGGCGGCTTCGCCACGGTGCCGGCCTATCTGCGGGACCTCTTCGGGACCTTCCAGGTGGGGGCCATCCACGGCCGCCTGCTCACGGCGTGGGCCGCCGCGGGCATCGCTGGACCCCTCATCGTCAACGCGTTCCTCGACGCCCAGGGCACCCCCGGGGAGCTCACGGCGCAGGCGTACCAGCCGGCGCTGCTGACCATGGTCGGCCTGCTGGTCGTCGGCTTCGTCGCCAACCTCCTGGTCAAGCCCGTGGACGCCAAGTACCACGAGCCCGAGCGCCGGACCGCGGCGTCCGGCGCCGAGGCCTCCGGGGAGGCCGGCACCGAGTCCCCGCGCACGTCCGACACCGAGCTCTCCCCGAAGGAGGCATGA
- a CDS encoding MFS transporter small subunit, producing MSRARLALGWVLVGVPLAYGVTMTLTRVTALFV from the coding sequence ATGAGCCGTGCACGACTGGCACTGGGCTGGGTCCTCGTCGGGGTCCCGCTCGCCTACGGAGTGACGATGACCCTCACGCGGGTGACCGCGCTGTTCGTCTGA
- a CDS encoding FadR/GntR family transcriptional regulator, producing MSDPVQHPRIRPVRQGNAFEEAVERILDSIRLGLFRRGERLPPERETAAMLGISRATLREALHELQVAGVLEVVRGRYGGTFVTGRTALPDETLPPVDPADIEDVLVFRAVVEPAAAELAAAASLSAAAREHLLACLRQVEESAPEDYRPADARFHIAVAELGGCPSLVRAVAEVRSRASDLLDRIPVLPVNLEHSDRQHRELTDAVLAGDAPAARAASLAHLEGTAALLRGFLGHAGQSDDDAPGDDRGPV from the coding sequence GTGAGCGATCCCGTCCAGCACCCCCGCATCCGGCCCGTGCGCCAGGGCAACGCCTTCGAGGAGGCCGTAGAACGGATCCTCGACTCGATCCGGCTCGGCCTGTTCCGCCGGGGCGAGCGGCTCCCGCCCGAGCGGGAGACCGCGGCGATGCTCGGCATCTCCCGCGCCACGCTCCGCGAGGCCCTGCACGAGCTCCAGGTCGCCGGGGTCCTGGAGGTGGTGCGGGGCCGGTACGGCGGGACCTTCGTGACCGGTCGCACCGCCCTGCCGGACGAGACCCTCCCCCCGGTGGACCCCGCGGACATCGAGGACGTGCTCGTGTTCCGCGCCGTGGTCGAGCCCGCCGCGGCGGAGCTGGCCGCGGCGGCGTCCCTCAGCGCGGCCGCCCGGGAGCACCTGCTCGCGTGCCTGCGGCAGGTCGAGGAGAGCGCCCCGGAGGACTACCGCCCCGCCGACGCACGCTTCCACATCGCGGTGGCCGAGCTGGGCGGCTGTCCCAGCCTGGTCCGCGCCGTCGCGGAGGTGCGCTCGCGGGCCAGCGACCTGCTGGACCGGATCCCCGTGCTTCCGGTCAACCTCGAGCACTCCGACCGTCAGCACCGCGAGCTCACCGACGCCGTCCTGGCCGGCGACGCCCCCGCCGCCCGGGCCGCCTCCCTCGCCCATCTGGAGGGCACGGCCGCGCTGCTGCGCGGCTTCCTCGGGCACGCCGGGCAGTCCGACGACGACGCCCCCGGGGACGACCGCGGCCCGGTGTGA